From the Methanobacterium sp. CWC-01 genome, the window GCATCTTTGATGTTGGTAGGGGTGTCGAAATCTGGTTCCCCCAGAGCCAGGCTGATGGAGTCCTCCTTTACTAATTCGAACATCTTCCGGACTCCTGAGAAGTCAATGGATTCTATACGTTGGGATGGTTTCATGGTCCTTACCTCTATCTGTTGTCTTATTTATTCACAGGCCCCACAGTTCTGGCAACCGAAGGTCTCACACCAGGGTGTGAATTCGCCTTTTAATGCCTTTTCATATTCATCTTTTAAAAATTCATCATCCACTCCCACCTGGATGTTCCTCCAGGGCAGTTTGGATGTTAACTCCCAGTGGGGAGCCAGTTTCTGCCATTCCGGTAGGTATAACTTGTGCTGGAGTGATCTTTCCAGGGCATCCCCCATATCTGCTCCTCCCACCGATAAGACGTACTGGATGAGGCTGCTGCGGGGACTTTCTGCCTTGAAGTAACGGGAACGGAACTCCTGGTTCAGGATGTTCACTTTACTTTTAATCTCTTTGTAGTTGAAGTGGTGCCACTGGAAGGGAGTGTGGGGTTTGGGAATGAAGGGATTAACACTCACCCGGAGGGAGCTTTTACGGGGGGCCTCCTTCTGGAGAGATTTGATTAATTTAGTTACTTCTTCCAAGTCCTTACCAGTCTCAGTGGGCAGGCCCACCAGGAAGTATAACTTGACGTTCATCTCCTCCTGGAAGGTTTTCTTAACCACCTGGAAGATGTCCTCATCGGTGAGTGACTTGTTTATCACCTTCCGGAGGTTCCAGGTGGACTCCGGGGCCAGGGTGACGGTTTTAAGCCCGCTACTTTTCAGGATCTCTAAGAGCTGGTCGGTCACTGCTTCCACCCTGAGGGAGGGTAGGGTGATCTGGAAACCTCTTTCTGAAAGGCTCTGGCACAGATCCTCAATCCGGGAGTGGTCCGAGACCGCGGCTCCGATAAGTGCTACTTTATTAAGTCCCGTGGATTCTCTGGTTGCCTCGGCGGTTTCTAGAAGTTCCTCCAGGGGAACTTCCCGGCGGGGACGGTACAGGCAGCCGGCCATGCAGAAACGACAGCCCCGGGTGCAGCCCCGGGAGACTTCCAGGAGGAAGGATCTTCCGAAGGCCGGGGTTAAACTTTTTTCTCGAGTCTCGGGTATAACCTGGTGCACCGGCTTCCAAGCCTGGTCCATATCCGGGATGAGGTTGATCTCCACCGGATTATCGGGTAGATACACACCCTTAATTTCCAGGAACTTCTGCAACTCCTCCCGGGGGTTTCTGAGTTCTTTAAATACCTCTAGGAAATGGGGGAGGATGGCCTCCCCATCCCCCACCAGGAACAGATCCACGAAGGGAGTCATGGGCAGGGGGTTGGAGGTGGCACAGGGCCCCCCGGCAATGACCAGGGGATCATCCGGTTTCCGATCCTCTTTCCGGATGGCTAGCCCTCCTTTCTGGAGCATCTCCAGGACGTGGAGGTAGTTCTCCTCGTACTGGAGGGAGAAGCCCACCATATCAAAATGTTTCAACTGGGTGCCGGTTTCCAGGCTGCGGGCGTGGGGATAGACTACCCTCTCACAGTAGGTGTCCTCCCGGCTGTTTAAAAAGTCATAGATGATATGAAATCCCAGGGAGGACATGGCACTGCGGTACAGGTTAGGGTAACAGGAGGCGAAGCGCAACTCCACACGCTGGGGGTTCTTGACCACCACATTATGTTCCTGGAGCATAGTTTATTATCTAACCTTTTACATAATCAACTTAACCTAAAAAGGGGTTAGCCGCATGGGAGATAAGAGATACCGTAAAGTGGCAGTGGGAGGAACCTTCGACAAGTTCCACCAGGGACACCGCATGCTACTGGAGAAGGCCTTCCAGGTAGCAGAACAGGTCCTCATCGGAGTAACCTCCGATGAATTTGGAGGCCAGAAGGGCGAAATCGAGCCCTGCAATGTCCGCATGGCTAATTTAAACGCCCTCCTGGAGGGGCATAGTAATTATATCCTGGCTCGCCTGGAGGAACACTACGGCCCCACCGTGGAGGATGAAAGCATAGAGGCCATAGTGGTCAGCCCCGAAACCGAACCCACCGCCCGGGAGATCAACAAGATACGGCAGGAGAAGGGGATGAAGCCCCTGGATATAATAATCATTGGAATGGTCCTGGCAGAGGATGGAAGACCAATATCATCTACCCGGATCAGGAAGGGAGAGATCAACCCTGATGGGAGTATTAAATGAAAGGTGAGGTGAATCCTGATGCTTATTTAAAACCGGATTCTATGAAACTGAGATCTTATTTCGGTTTGATTATTGCACTGTTCATTTACTTTGTTACAGCTATTGTTTTGATTGGCTATTTTCAGTATGATTTTGGTCCAGGTGCAGATGGGATATGTTACTTAAGTATTGCACAGAAATATGCATTAGGAAATTTTGAAGATGCTGTGAATGGTTATTGGAGTCCTTTGTTTTCGTGGTTGTTGGTTCCTTTTCTTTTGAAAGGGTTTAGTCAAGTATCTGCTCTAAAATCAGCTTGGATATTATCGATAATAATAGGATCTTTCAACATTATTGGAATGTATTTTTTAACTTTCAAGTTCAAAATTAATCAATTACTAAGAACATTTTTTATATTCTCTTTGATTCCAGTTACTTTGTGTTTCGTTTTTTTCATGTTAACTTCTGATTTGTTGATGTCAAGTTTTCTAATTTTTTATCTAAACTTTATTTTCGATCCTAAATATCAAAATAACCTAACAATTGGATTATTTTGTGGATTAACTGGTGGCCTTGCTTATCTAAGTAAGAGTTTTGCTTTTCCATTTTTCCTTGTCCATTACTTAATTTTTAACGCTATTTATTATTTTAAAAAGTATAAAAAAAACGAAACAATCTTAAAGAATTTATTGATTGGTTTGACAGTATTTTTCTTAATAGCAGGGGCTTGGTCTTTTCAAATCAGTGAAAAATATGGTTATTTAACTATTGGAACATCAGGAACTTATAATTATAATGCTTTGGGGCCCGATATCCAATTAAACCATCCTATGAATATGTTTGGAACTGTATCACACCCTAATCCCACTGCCATAACTCCTTGGGAGGACCCTTCCTATGTAAAACTTTATCCCTGGAGTCCATTCGATTCCATACAATCTTTTACATATCAGGTTAATATTTTTATAAAAAATATTGTAAAATCAATTTTTATCCTGTTTACATTTTCTCCTCTCATTCTACCAATAATTATTTTAAGCATATTAATGTTTTTTAAATCACCAAATAAGCAAGTAAAATGGGCAATCCTTTGCTTAATGGTAACTTTTATTATATTTATTTTAGGATATCTCCCCTTTTTTGTTGATTTACGATATTTTTACTTTTTATTCTATTTAGTGATTTTTCTAGGTTTTTATCTAATCAAAGTTCTCAACGAGAATTACAATATAGAAAATAAAATTTTTAATACAATATTGGTACTTTTCTTCATATTTTTAATTTTGTCACCCACCATCACTCTTATAAATTACAGTAATAATAAGGCAATCTACACAGTCAGTGAGAATTTAAAAGATGAATATAAAATTCAAGGGAATATTGCTTCTGATTCGCTAGCATTACAGACTCTTCATTTATCATATTACCTCGATTCTCCTTTTTATGGTTCCACTGACACTTATTCTCAAGAACTTGAGAAAGGACTTGAAGAAAATGATATAGATTATTATTTAGTTTGGAATCCAACTAAAAAGATAAATTTGGCCCATTATAAAGAGATCAATCCTGCAGAACAAAATCTTCCAAGAATTTTTAAACATGAATCAGAATAATCAGAAAAGAGAGTAGAACTCTTGATTAAGGATACTGCAATAACCTAAGAATCAGAAGATAGGATCCAATAAAACGATTAGGTTTTGCTGTTGAAAGTTCTATTGGATAAGATACTTATCTTAGAATGAAAAAGACTCTATTAGTCCTAAACATTACAAATTTATCGTCATTATTAAGTCCTTCCCTTGTAGGGAGATAGCAAGCCATTAGAAAGCATAAGTATGGATAAACCAGAGGAGTATAAATGATAAAGGTCAAGGTAGGAACCCACAACCCCCTGAAAGTAAGGGCCACCCGTAATGTTATGGAGCAAATCTATTCTAATGTGGATGTAGATGGAATTGAGGTAGACTCCGGGGTAAGTGAACAGCCCATCGGCTTGGACGAAACCATCCAGGGGGCGATGAACCGGGCCAGGAATGCATTTATGGATGTTAATCTCTCGGTGGGTATTGAATCCGGATTTCTGGAGACACCCCACAGTATCACCGGTTATCTGGATCTGCAGTGGTGTGCAATCTACGATGGGGAACGGATAACCTTAGGGGTGAGCGCTGGCTTTGAATATCCTCCTGCCGTGGTGGAGGAAGTCCTAAAAGGGAATGAAGTAGGTGATGTGATGGACCGGGTCACCGGGGTGGAGAAGCTGGGCCAGAAGACAGGTGCGGTTAGTATTTTAACCAAAGGACTGCTGAACAGGACTGAGAACACAGAGCAATGTGTTCTGATGGCCATGATCCCCAGGATGAATTTGGGGGTTTACTTTGTTGACAGGTGATATAATTGTTGAAATATTCTTTTAATAATAAGCCTAAATGGGTTTTTTTAGCTCTTTTAATAGTTATAGTGAGTTTAATCACCTATTTTAAGATTCAAATCCAGATGGACATTGGCGCTATCATGGACACCTTTGATTATCTGGCCAATGCTGCTGAATTTGCAGGGAAAAGTATAAACTACACGGATCTTAACCGACCACCATTCATTTCGTTTTTAACCGCAATTTTCTTCTTCTTCGGCGATCTATCCGTTACACCCCTATTCATTGTAGATGGTCTTCTATACATAGCCGGATGTGTTGGACTTTACCTTTTTTTCAATGAACGCTTTAGTCCTTTAGTTAGCTTGGTGGGTACTTTACTCTTTGCTACTTTTCCAATGGTCCTTACCTTAGTAGGAGCCGGTTTTAATGATGTTTCTAGTGTAGGGGTTGCAATTTGGGCCATTTACTTAACCTATTTAGCGGTGGAGAAAAATTCTAAGTGGTTCTATTTATCATTCCCGGTGGCAATGTTGGCCTTTTTAACCAGGTATAACATGGCACTCATTATATTTCCCATTTTCCTTTACATTTTCATTAATTGGGATAAAATTAAAAGTAGGAGGGATATTCTTATCGGAATGGGTTTATCGTTACTCATTGTTCTTCCTTTCCTTATATATCTGGGAATAAAATTTGGAAATCCTTTATATAGTTTCATGGATTTTTTCCGTACCTCTAGCTCTGCGGCAGGATCAACAGAGCACTTTGCTTATCATCCCGATCCATTATACTACTTGAAGAATATGCATGCCTATTTAGGGGTTCAGGCATTGATGGTCCTATTATTGGCCCTACTGGGATTTGCAGTTTACTGGTTTAGAAAATGGAGGGAAATCAGGAGTGGCAAGAGCTCTTTGAATATCAAGCTAAATAAATTAAATATGGCAAAATTGGTGTTATTTGGTGTCTTAATAATTTTATTTATGGTTACGTTTGGAAAAATACACTATTTTGGGTCAGAATTGATATTCTTTGGGTTAATTTACTTGATATATACCATACTGAAGGATTTAGGAATTAAAAATTGTCAGATGGATTTGCTTTTTTTCTCATGGTTTATGGCCTTTTTTATCTTCCAAAGCGTATATGTAACGAAAGATCATCGTTATTTTGTTACAATGATTGTACCGATAGCTTATTTCTTGACGCGTGCTTTTTCATGGGGAGCCAGTCAGTTAAGGGTCAATTTCAAAGGGAAAAACTTGACATTGTATCTAATTGTGGTAATTTTATCGATTTTGATGCTGTTTTCAACTATTAACCATTTTGAAGCCATAAAAACTGCTAATATGAATAACAAATACGTAAATCAAGATATTTACGAAGTAAGTCATTGGCTTATGGATTACGACCCTCAATACAAATCCAAAGTAATCTACGCTGACTTGTGGTACGGTTTTGGTTGGTATCTCCAGATGAACGTAGGAAAGATGCCTATCTTTAAAAATAACCAGTCTATGTATGTGGGTCCCGAAGATTTCAACTTCACCATGGAAGACAATGCTGCGTTCGATCAGGAGCTGGAAAGAGTACAACCAGATTATTATATATCTTATTGGGGTACATGGGGGAATATGACATTTACATCTTATGAACCCGTTCATCAGTATCGTACTTTCACCGTTTTCAAAAGAAAAGGTGGTTAAAATCAAGATAGGAGTAATTACTTCTGCCTACCCTGAATATGAGGATGATCCTCACGGCATATTCGTGCATCGACTCATGAGGGAGATAGCTAAAAAAGCACATGAAGTATGCGTCATAGCACCACATACAGGTGGAAAATCTAAATATTCTATGGATGAAGTTCAGATAGAAAAATTCCACTATTTTTACCCCAAAAGGTTTGAAAAGTTAGCAGGACGGGCCGGGATGATCGATAACGTAAAGGAAGGATGGTTTGTAAAGTTTCAGGTTTTCACTTTTCTAATTTTCAATGTTTGGTATTCTCTGCTAAAATTTAGGGATGTGGACATGGTCCATGTGCAGTGGCCTATCCCCAATGGTTTGGGTGCTTTGTTTTTAAAGAAACTTTATGGGGTTCCTTACATCAACACTATACATGGGGAGGAGGTTTATCTAGCCAAACGTTATCATATGCAATTTGCTTTAAGATGGCTGGTGAATAATTCCAGTAAGACTGTTACCAACAGCTCTGCTACCAGGAATGCTTGTGTAGATGCAGGGCTGGATGAAGATAAATTAGAGATCATACCCTTTGGGGTGGACACGGACTTTTTCAGGCCAATGGATGTTCCCAAAGATGAAGATATTTTTCAGATATTGTCTGTAGGCTATTTGATTGAGAGAAAGGGACATGAATATCTAATTAAAGCTATGAAGGAGATAGTGAATGAAAGAGACGATGTAAAGTTGAAAATTGTGGGTTCTGGGCCACTAGAAGAGAAACTTAAGAGTTTGCTTTATGATTTGGATTTAGAGGATAAGATAGAGATATTAAAAAATGTTTCTGATGTTGAACTTTTAAATTTATACAACTCCTCTGATCTTTTTGTCCTACCTTCTGTAATTGATTCTCAGGGAAATACTGAAGGTCTTGGTGTGGTATTATTGGAGGCCATGGCTTGCGGGGTGCCGGTTATTGGATCAAATGTTGGCGGAATTCCTGATATTATCAAAAATAATAGAACAGGGATTCTCATTCCAGAAAAGGATCACTCTTTTCTAGCAAAGAAAATTATCGAACTGATTAAAAATGTGAATAAAAGAAATAAAATCACTTCTAACGGTTTTATAATAATCACAAACGAGTTTAATTGGAAAAAAATAGCAGAAAATTATTTTTTTTTCTATCACAATATTTAAGATAGATTTCGTGAGGATAAAATGATTATAATTGTTGAACCGCAATGTGTCGGACTAGAGCATGTAGAATTCAATTCTGCTTTCATTAATGTTGTAAAAAATGCTTTCAATGATGAAATGATATTATTCTTAGCAGAAAAGGAGCATATCAAATATGTTAGAAAGTTTCTTGAAGATAATTTTGTAAATATTGATTATAAGGAAATAAAAATTCCAAAAAGAACTCAATCCGATTTTTTCAGATTCAATTTGGAATTCAATATTATTAATAACATTTTTACTTTGTCTAAAAAATTAAAATCTTTCAAAATTATATTTACTTCTGTAAGAAGCTCTACACTTATTTCTATTAAAATTTTAACCAGATTTTTTAAAGATGTTGATGTTATTTCAGTTCTTCATGGAGATCTAAACTCAATATCAGCAATGCCTTTAGTACCTACAAGAATAATTTTTTGGATAAAGATATGGTTACAATTTTTTAATTCAAAAAGATTACTTTACTTGGTTTTGGGTTCACCTATAGAGAAAAATCTTATTAAAGAACTACCAAAACTCGCAGGATATGTCTATTCGATAGATCATCCCTATTTTTATAAATCTCATCAAATAAGTGGATTTTCCTTTAATCAAAAAATTAAATTCGGTTATTTAGGTGTAATACATGTTATGAAAGGTATTAATCTTTTTTTTAAATTATCAGAAGATATAAATCAAATTAAAGAAATAAAAAATGCTGAATTTCTTGTTATAGGTCACTTAACTGATAAGTCTGCTGAAAAGTTTCCAAAATCGGTCTTTGTCCCATCACCATATGTTCCTTTAAGTCAGGAAGAATATGGTAATTATGTTAAAGAAGTTGATTATGTTGTTTTTGTTTATGGGGAGCAATATAGTAAACTAAGAGCTAGCGCCACTCTATTTGATGCGTTTTCTTATTTGAAACCAATAATTGCCTTTAGAAATCCTTATCTTCAATATTATTTTGATAAAATGGGTGATATAGGTTATTTATGTGACAGTTACGAAGAAATGAAAGATATTATTATAAAAATTATAAAAAATCCTTCGAATAAGCGCTATGTTAAACAACAGCAGAATCTTTTAAAAGGTAGAGAAAAATTTAATTTTGATAGATTGTCTGAAAGATTTAAGAATATCTGGGAATGATTTTAATTACTAGATCATCTCTTCAAAGTCCATAATTTTAAGTAGATATCTGCTAAGTTTTTCCAGGATTGTTCCCTAGCGAATTCATAAGCTTTTTCAACCTTCTCCTTTCTTTTATCAGGATTTCTATAGTAGCTTAATAATTCATTTGCTAATTCATTTGATGAATCTGTGATGATCATTATCTCATCAGAGTTTGGTATTGATCTTAAATAATCTCTTCTTAATTCATCAGAATAAATGCTGAAGACTAATTTTTTATTAATCATAGCTTCCAAAATGGATAGATATCCTGAAAGAAATGCGAAACTGCATTTAATTAAGTATGGATTAATGTCATTTACATAGCCGTGAATTTTAACGTTAAGGTCATTCTGAATTATATAAGCTGTAATTTCATGTCTCAAAGAACCGTCACCACAAATATCCAATTTTAGATTTATATTCTTTTTTTTAAGGATTTTTAGGGCTTTGATATATTCAGTAATGCCCGTATCACTTTCTAATCTGCCTATATAAACTGCAGATCCATTTTCAAAATTAATATGGTTTATAGGTTCGTCAACTCCCCCAAAGGATACGAAATCTGTTTTAGTGCCATACCATCTAGGGATAAATGTACCGATACAGATATTACCTTCAGTTAAATATTCAGAAATTTTTCTCCATACTTTTACAACTTTTGGTATGGGTAATATTCCTTCATATCCATGAAAAGTTATAAATAGTTTTTTTAGAGGGTACAAAAATCTAAATGGCAAAAACCAATAAATAAATGTTCCATAATCATGGAAATGTATAATATCTGATTTTTTTATTAATTTTCTGTGTTTGTAAATCCAGATCCAAATTCTGAAATTCTTCATCTTTTGAAATCTGTATACTTCAATTTTCCCGATTTTCTCATAGTCTAACAATTTATTATCATTTTTTTGAGTGATTATTGTGATATTGTGTCCTTTTTTAATTAATTCTTCAGATATTCTTTTTAAATGTTTTTCTACCCCACCAATATGGGGATGAAATAGTGGCGTAAACATTAAAATATCCATATTACCAATTTTCCTTTAATATGCTATTTACTGGTTTAAATTAATATATGGGTAATTAATGGATGATATCAAGTTGTATTAATTCTTTCCTAATCTTCTGATTTCATTTAATTAGAATAGATTAATTTTTATAAATTGATATGATAAATGATGGTTAAATCAAAAAACAGAAGATATAATAAAAAATAATGTTTGAGATGCATAAAATGTTTTTATTTCCGTTTATATCAAAATAAAATAGAACTATAATCATTTCTTATGAGCATGAATGCATATAGTTGCTGGAAATAAGAATAATTTTGCTAATATGGTATCAATAGCATTAAAAACATTACGAACAATAGGGAGTGAAAATATTGTATTAAACCTTCTTAATGGTTTGTAAATTATAAACCAGTCTCTTAATGCACTGTCTAAGAAGACTACTTTGTTTATTTCAAATCCTATGCCTTTAATTAAATCTTGAATCCCTTTTCTATTATATCGGCGCAAGTGACCTACCTCTTCATCATGATAACACTTCCCAGTTAATTTTTTAGAAAGAATTGCTAAAGAAGAATAAGATGTGGGAGTGAACAATATTAAATCTCCTTTTTCTTTTAGAGAAAGAAATATTTTGTTTAAAAAAAGATCATCGCGTGGGATGTGTTCAATAACTTGGTTACAAAGGATTAGATCAAATTCTTTTTCCTTTTTCCAATCCAAAATAAAGTCAATAGACTCAAATTGAACATTTTCAATCTTGTGGTGTCGCTTATTAATTTTTGCAGATTCTATAGCATTGCTTGCAAGATCAACACCCAATACTTCACACCCTTTTTTTGCCATATAGAAACTTAAAATACCTGTATTACACCCTAAATCAAGAATCTTAATACCCGGATGTAAATAAGGGAGGATTTGATTGATAACTTGGGCATACATAAAGTCATTAGTATGGGGTATTTCAAATAAGTCAGAATCCCGTTCATAATTCTTTTCGTAAAATTCTTTTAGTTTTTTGGATTCCCTATTTCTCATAATTAATCCACCATATTTACAACATCTGAAATAGGATTTCAAATGAACCTATAATTATACCACTTTCACTAATACTATCGTAAATACTAATTATATGACAACATATGTATTTTTGAGTTAAAATCTATTAAGTATAAGAAAAGGCACTAAATGACTCCAATCATGAAATTAGTAAACTCGTATAAAAATGCGATAAAACCATTTAGTAAAGCAATAGGGGATGTGATTATTTCAAGTATCCCCCAAATTGTAGCTATTGTAGTGGGATTATTAACAACATCACTTATTGCCCGGGGGTTAGGTCCTTCTGGTATGGGAATATTTGCACTTGTTATTAGTTTTTCTACATTAATAATTGGATTATCTGATTTGGGTATAGGGCAAACTACAATTAGATTCGCTTCTAAAGCAGCAACACGTGATGATAAGGTGGGTTTTTTTGGAGTCTTAAGATGGGCTTTCAGGCTTAGATTAGTTTTAATATTAATACTTTCAACATTATTTTATGCATTAGCCCCTTTGATTTCCACAAATTTCTGGCATGATGAAAGTCTTACTTACTATCTTAGATTAAGCCTATTAATTGGTATTTTTAGTGTAATATCCCACATACCATATGTATACTTCCAATCTCTAAAGCGTTTTCGGGCCAATGCTATATTATCAACTTTACAGACGGTTGTGATATTCATTGGCATATTAATCATTGCATTACTAAATAATTGGTCATTACAGCTTGTGATAGGTGTAAATATATTAGCTAGCATAATTAACGCTTCTTCATTCGCTTTATCAGTTCCTAAGTCGACATTTATAGATCCATCGAATTCATTCATAAAAACATTAAAACAATTCTGGAAAGCACCAAACTTAAAAAACATCTCTGAATCATCAGAAAGCTATAATATTTATTCTTTTACTTTTTTCATGGTAATTTCGTCACTAGCTGTAATGATTACGATGCAAGCAGATATTTGGTTAATGGGATATTATTTAGAACCCAATCAAGTAGGAATATACAGTGTTGCTAAATATTTCACTGTACCGCTCACGGTGCTTATTGCAGCAGTAAATACTGCTCTTTGGCCCCGTGCATCGGAATTAATGAAAACACACGAAAGTGTAGAAATGTTAAGAATTACATTTAAATTTAGTATACTTGCATCAACTTTCGGTTTACTATACTCATTTATTGTGCCTTTTACAACTCCATGGATTTTTGGGGAGGCATATAATGGCGGTATAATTATTGGAATTCTACTATGCGTTCGATATTGTATTGCAATTTTAATTTGTCCTTTAGGTATAATAGGTTATAATTTTGACATGGTGTACGTTTATTGGTGGGTTAACATTATACAGTTATTAATTGTGATTGGGATCAGCATCATGTTATTACCTTCAATAGGGCCAATAGGTTCTGCAATTGCTTTAATTGCAAACGAAATAGTTGGTAGCTTAATTATGGGACTATTACTTTGGCGAAAAATAAAAATTTATACGTAAATATTGATATAAAAAAACAAAATAGAAATCTTTTAATTTATGTAGAAGGTGTTTAAATTTAAAATTTTAATGCAAAATAGTCGAAATAAACAGTTTAGCGAATGGGGTGGAGATACTACCCAAATCACTAAAACTAAATTTCATCTCGAAAAAAAAGGATTAATAGTTGACATTAATAGTTCCATTGTAGCAGACTTGTCAAACTACGATTTAGTACACATCTTTAATATACAAGAACCAGAAAATGGTTTAAAACAGTCGCTCAATGCCAAGAAAAACAATTTACCCATAACATTATCGCCAATTTATTGGGATCTTAGTTATGGTTTAAATTATAAAGATCTACACTCTTATTCTAGTTCTTCCGCTGTTAGGATGGCTGCAAGAGTTAATAAAAATATTCCCCATATATTGTCAAGATTACAAGTTTTTTTTGACAATCAAAAACAATTTAATAAAGTTCGTGCCATGCTTCAGTTAGCAGACATCATTCTGCCTAATTCTTATGCAGAATTAGAAATATTAATCTACAAGTTCAAAATGCCTGAACTTCGTAAAAAAGCATTAATAGTTCCAAACTGTACTTCAATGACTGATTTTGATCTTTATAAGGCACAGAGACCTCCTAAAGAAGTATTAAAGTTACCTGACGAATATGTCCTCCAGGTAGGGCGACTTGAAACTTGGAAAGGTCAATTAAATCTAATAAAAGCGCTTTTCAATTTTCCTGATATTCCATTAGTTTTTATTGGGAACAAAAATTCATTTTATGCTAAAGAATGTATTAAGTCAGGTAAAAAACGTGGAAACACATATTTCTTGAACGAAATTCCACATGAAGATTTACATCACTATTATTCAAGGGCAAAGATACATGCTCTACCCAGTTTACGTGATAGTCCTGGTTTATCAACTTTAGAAGCTGCTAGTTTTGGTGTTAATTGTGTTGTGAGTATTCATGGACCAATCACAGAATACTTTGGATTTGATGTATTTG encodes:
- a CDS encoding glycosyltransferase family 39 protein — encoded protein: MKYSFNNKPKWVFLALLIVIVSLITYFKIQIQMDIGAIMDTFDYLANAAEFAGKSINYTDLNRPPFISFLTAIFFFFGDLSVTPLFIVDGLLYIAGCVGLYLFFNERFSPLVSLVGTLLFATFPMVLTLVGAGFNDVSSVGVAIWAIYLTYLAVEKNSKWFYLSFPVAMLAFLTRYNMALIIFPIFLYIFINWDKIKSRRDILIGMGLSLLIVLPFLIYLGIKFGNPLYSFMDFFRTSSSAAGSTEHFAYHPDPLYYLKNMHAYLGVQALMVLLLALLGFAVYWFRKWREIRSGKSSLNIKLNKLNMAKLVLFGVLIILFMVTFGKIHYFGSELIFFGLIYLIYTILKDLGIKNCQMDLLFFSWFMAFFIFQSVYVTKDHRYFVTMIVPIAYFLTRAFSWGASQLRVNFKGKNLTLYLIVVILSILMLFSTINHFEAIKTANMNNKYVNQDIYEVSHWLMDYDPQYKSKVIYADLWYGFGWYLQMNVGKMPIFKNNQSMYVGPEDFNFTMEDNAAFDQELERVQPDYYISYWGTWGNMTFTSYEPVHQYRTFTVFKRKGG
- a CDS encoding glycosyltransferase family 4 protein, with product MDILMFTPLFHPHIGGVEKHLKRISEELIKKGHNITIITQKNDNKLLDYEKIGKIEVYRFQKMKNFRIWIWIYKHRKLIKKSDIIHFHDYGTFIYWFLPFRFLYPLKKLFITFHGYEGILPIPKVVKVWRKISEYLTEGNICIGTFIPRWYGTKTDFVSFGGVDEPINHINFENGSAVYIGRLESDTGITEYIKALKILKKKNINLKLDICGDGSLRHEITAYIIQNDLNVKIHGYVNDINPYLIKCSFAFLSGYLSILEAMINKKLVFSIYSDELRRDYLRSIPNSDEIMIITDSSNELANELLSYYRNPDKRKEKVEKAYEFAREQSWKNLADIYLKLWTLKR
- a CDS encoding glycosyltransferase; the encoded protein is MVKIKIGVITSAYPEYEDDPHGIFVHRLMREIAKKAHEVCVIAPHTGGKSKYSMDEVQIEKFHYFYPKRFEKLAGRAGMIDNVKEGWFVKFQVFTFLIFNVWYSLLKFRDVDMVHVQWPIPNGLGALFLKKLYGVPYINTIHGEEVYLAKRYHMQFALRWLVNNSSKTVTNSSATRNACVDAGLDEDKLEIIPFGVDTDFFRPMDVPKDEDIFQILSVGYLIERKGHEYLIKAMKEIVNERDDVKLKIVGSGPLEEKLKSLLYDLDLEDKIEILKNVSDVELLNLYNSSDLFVLPSVIDSQGNTEGLGVVLLEAMACGVPVIGSNVGGIPDIIKNNRTGILIPEKDHSFLAKKIIELIKNVNKRNKITSNGFIIITNEFNWKKIAENYFFFYHNI
- the yjjX gene encoding inosine/xanthosine triphosphatase — encoded protein: MIKVKVGTHNPLKVRATRNVMEQIYSNVDVDGIEVDSGVSEQPIGLDETIQGAMNRARNAFMDVNLSVGIESGFLETPHSITGYLDLQWCAIYDGERITLGVSAGFEYPPAVVEEVLKGNEVGDVMDRVTGVEKLGQKTGAVSILTKGLLNRTENTEQCVLMAMIPRMNLGVYFVDR
- a CDS encoding phosphopantetheine adenylyltransferase — encoded protein: MGDKRYRKVAVGGTFDKFHQGHRMLLEKAFQVAEQVLIGVTSDEFGGQKGEIEPCNVRMANLNALLEGHSNYILARLEEHYGPTVEDESIEAIVVSPETEPTAREINKIRQEKGMKPLDIIIIGMVLAEDGRPISSTRIRKGEINPDGSIK
- a CDS encoding radical SAM protein codes for the protein MLQEHNVVVKNPQRVELRFASCYPNLYRSAMSSLGFHIIYDFLNSREDTYCERVVYPHARSLETGTQLKHFDMVGFSLQYEENYLHVLEMLQKGGLAIRKEDRKPDDPLVIAGGPCATSNPLPMTPFVDLFLVGDGEAILPHFLEVFKELRNPREELQKFLEIKGVYLPDNPVEINLIPDMDQAWKPVHQVIPETREKSLTPAFGRSFLLEVSRGCTRGCRFCMAGCLYRPRREVPLEELLETAEATRESTGLNKVALIGAAVSDHSRIEDLCQSLSERGFQITLPSLRVEAVTDQLLEILKSSGLKTVTLAPESTWNLRKVINKSLTDEDIFQVVKKTFQEEMNVKLYFLVGLPTETGKDLEEVTKLIKSLQKEAPRKSSLRVSVNPFIPKPHTPFQWHHFNYKEIKSKVNILNQEFRSRYFKAESPRSSLIQYVLSVGGADMGDALERSLQHKLYLPEWQKLAPHWELTSKLPWRNIQVGVDDEFLKDEYEKALKGEFTPWCETFGCQNCGACE
- a CDS encoding class I SAM-dependent methyltransferase; translation: MRNRESKKLKEFYEKNYERDSDLFEIPHTNDFMYAQVINQILPYLHPGIKILDLGCNTGILSFYMAKKGCEVLGVDLASNAIESAKINKRHHKIENVQFESIDFILDWKKEKEFDLILCNQVIEHIPRDDLFLNKIFLSLKEKGDLILFTPTSYSSLAILSKKLTGKCYHDEEVGHLRRYNRKGIQDLIKGIGFEINKVVFLDSALRDWFIIYKPLRRFNTIFSLPIVRNVFNAIDTILAKLFLFPATICIHAHKK